One genomic region from Antedon mediterranea chromosome 3, ecAntMedi1.1, whole genome shotgun sequence encodes:
- the LOC140044343 gene encoding uncharacterized protein, with the protein MTERFNSTLLNMLGTLQPHQKPRWRDYVETMTHAYNCTTHSSTGFTPFFLMFMRKPRVPSDLVFELETDGEEFTDTNEADFVHRLRNQLQEAYDLAATHANAARKKQKKCVQQKVPWS; encoded by the coding sequence ATGACGGAGCGATTCAACTCTACATTACTCAATATGTTGGGAACGCTTCAGCCTCACCAGAAACCTCGGTGGCGTGACTATGTAGAGACCATGACACACGCCTACAATTGTACCACGCATTCATCAACTGGGTTCACTCCAttctttttaatgtttatgcGGAAACCGAGAGTGCCTTCAGACTTAGTATTTGAACTAGAGACAGATGGAGAGGAATTCACTGACACAAATGAAGCTGATTTTGTCCATCGACTCAGAAACCAACTTCAAGAAGCTTACGACTTAGCAGCGACGCATGCAAATGCTGCAAGAAAGAAGCAAAAAAAATGCGTACAACAAAAGGTCCCGTGGAGTTGA
- the LOC140044344 gene encoding uncharacterized protein codes for MTRSRSILVLLATMFIVTSSRDISARIQSDNTTCLLEMDGTDVLQELLKGDAVFINVKLLSFVDASDSVGKSFYKNTTVIDVNHWVVAVGEIGELLLTFPFDFEFLSLGTLSPSVEHISLNVTSIPECFFEVDNEDKLNVIANSLLQLESDKDAKQEVCIERQLDSFNVWDLSLASAAYYSILQISTYFECWQISEDGSIELSKFMKHSYTIFNWLIYIFPLYFIWFIVSFLCHVKPMNETGKEYLSLRTDLPMGPKYFLLHSGNQNNCIFILRWLILWALVGLLQFVPYIIANVSDSDSFYRRRAALKNIEGIPECKPDNTFCQGNIFNNLMYILACIVLLITCLTRQVWFETDFMNNYSNLPVRRIETVRLFLHIFKLPKNNYSGLYKLSFEMKENIKLIVSSSHWKDGLNWFRKYFKINNIGIHVTMFFILVVPFLIFYGMHTILMSLPITYLTMRLCLLPFVNIENITVKKTVVMVVVWMPCGAIMVVVLSTKVGLAIRYILNIIWYFYIGLLVNPGTAGIVAAISLIIIGYVISIITDYYKGYVVLLQQVISAFDELIKDNKVHVSGDKLPSFPQFINEDVDEEHEGDDEDIWTTVKTMSRDTWTKIKTMPRDIWTKIKTMPRDIWTKVKKIVRTNDDGERYDLAAQDSTPSLPIIRQDTDGLTAIEKTLFDTIVTKYRPPETQLLIIIIKLVILSLVIWVSLSTLKAIADFDDLKQVNLYVAVFIAGIVPLFEVILRNKAEEESKKRILEKCIRQDIKEYLAVRERTTQTTAV; via the coding sequence ATGACACGTTCTCGGAGCATCTTAGTTCTTCTGGCAACCATGTTCATTGTGACGTCATCCAGAGACATCTCTGCAAGGATCCAGTCCGATAACACTACCTGTCTACTAGAGATGGATGGCACAGATGTCTTGCAAGAACTCTTAAAAGGTGATGCTGTCTTTATCAACGTAAAGTTGTTATCTTTTGTTGATGCTTCTGATTCTGTTGgaaaaagtttttataaaaatacaacagTCATTGACGTCAACCACTGGGTTGTGGCTGTCGGGGAAATCGGTGAACTCCTTTTGACTTTTCCATTTGATTTTGAATTTCTATCACTGGGAACTCTGTCTCCTAGTGTGGAACACATCTCCTTAAACGTCACCTCCATACCAGAGTGTTTCTTTGAAGTTGACAACGAAGACAAATTGAACGTAATCGCAAATTCCCTTCTTCAGCTCGAAAGTGACAAAGATGCGAAACAAGAGGTCTGTATTGAACGACAGCTTGATAGTTTTAACGTATGGGATTTGTCTTTAGCGTCTGCGGCTTATTACTCTATTCTTCAAATCAGTACGTACTTTGAATGCTGGCAAATTTCAGAAGATGGGTCAATTGAACTCAGTAAATTCATGAAACATTCCTATACGATATTTAACTGGCTTATTTATATATTCCCACTCTATTTTATTTGGTTCATTGTCTCCTTTTTGTGTCACGTAAAACCAATGAATGAGACGGGAAAAGAATATTTGAGCTTACGGACAGATCTACCAATGGGCCCTAAGTATTTTCTATTACATAGTGGAAATCAAAATAACTGTATTTTTATTCTACGTTGGCTGATACTATGGGCACTTGTTGGTTTGCTACAATTTGTACCTTACATCATTGCTAACGTTTCGGACAGCGATTCTTTTTACCGTCGTCGTGCAGCGCTTAAGAACATTGAAGGCATACCAGAGTGTAAGCCTGATAATACATTTTGCCAGGgaaatattttcaataatttaatgtATATACTTGCTTGCATTGTCCTGTTGATAACCTGTTTAACGCGTCAAGTCTGGTTTGAAACTGATTTTATGAATAACTATTCTAATTTGCCCGTTAGAAGAATTGAGACAGTTCGTTTATTTCTACATATATTTAAACTTCCAAAAAATAATTACAGTGGTTTGTACAAACTTTCGTTTGAAATGAAGGAAAATATCAAGTTGATTGTTTCAAGTTCCCACTGGAAGGATGGGTTAAACTGGTTTCggaagtattttaaaataaacaatataggaATACATGTTACTATGTTTTTTATTCTTGTAGTACCGTTCTTAATATTCTACGGTATGCATACTATTCTTATGTCTTTGCCGATTACTTATCTTACCATGCGTTTATGTCTGTTACCGTtcgtaaacattgaaaatattactgtaaaaaaaacagTTGTGATGGTGGTGGTGTGGATGCCTTGTGGTGCTATTATGGTGGTTGTTCTGTCTACAAAGGTGGGATTAGCCATTAGatacatattaaatattatatggtACTTCTACATCGGCTTGCTGGTGAACCCAGGTACTGCTGGAATCGTTGCAGCGATTAGTTTAATTATCATTGGTTACGTCATTTCAATTATAACAGATTATTACAAAGGATATGTGGTTCTCCTGCAGCAAGTGATTTCGGCATTTGATGAGTTAATCAAAGATAACAAGGTGCACGTTTCTGGTGATAAACTGCCCTCTTTTCCACAATTTATAAACGAGGACGTTGATGAGGAGCACGAGGGCGATGATGAGGATATATGGACGACGGTAAAGACGATGTCAAGGGATACATGGACGAAGATAAAGACGATGCCAAGGGATATATGGACGAAGATAAAGACGATGCCAAGGGATATATGGACGAAGGTAAAGAAGATAGTAAGGACCAATGACGATGGTGAACGTTATGATTTAGCTGCACAAGATAGCACTCCATCTTTACCGATTATCCGGCAAGACACTGACGGCTTAACTGCAATTGAAAAGACTCTCTTTGACACCATTGTAACAAAGTATAGACCACCAGAGACCCAACTTctaattataatcataaaacttgTAATTCTGAGCCTGGTAATTTGGGTAAGTTTATCAACGCTAAAGGCCATCGCTGATTTCGATGATTTAAAACAAGTGAATCTATATGTAGCTGTTTTTATTGCTGGAATTGTACCTCTTTTTGAGGTAATACTACGGAATAAGGCAGAAGAGGAGAGTAAAAAAAGGATCCTTGAAAAATGCATTCGGCAAGACATTAAAGAATATTTGGCCGTCCGTGAGAGAACCACTCAAACTACGGCTGTATAG